Proteins co-encoded in one Abyssisolibacter fermentans genomic window:
- the nrdR gene encoding transcriptional regulator NrdR encodes MKCPYCDYNETKVIDSRPTVEGQAIRRRRECINCNSRFTTYERIEEIPIIVVKKDGTRQTFNRNKLLNGIIKACEKRPVSIKTMEGIIDEIEKNLNNMFEKEITTKRIGEMVMNSLKNVDEVSYVRFASVYRQFKDINTFMDELKKILNEK; translated from the coding sequence GTGAAATGTCCATACTGTGATTATAATGAAACAAAAGTAATCGATTCTAGGCCTACTGTTGAAGGACAGGCTATTAGAAGAAGAAGAGAGTGTATAAATTGTAACAGTAGATTTACTACATATGAAAGAATTGAGGAAATACCTATCATAGTTGTAAAAAAAGATGGTACTAGGCAAACTTTTAATAGGAATAAGCTATTAAATGGAATTATTAAGGCATGTGAAAAAAGACCAGTTTCAATAAAAACAATGGAAGGAATTATTGATGAAATTGAAAAGAATTTAAATAATATGTTTGAAAAGGAGATAACTACTAAGCGCATTGGTGAAATGGTTATGAATAGTTTAAAAAATGTTGATGAGGTATCGTATGTTAGATTTGCATCAGTTTATAGACAGTTCAAAGATATAAATACTTTTATGGATGAGCTTAAGAAGATTTTAAATGAAAAATAA
- a CDS encoding winged helix-turn-helix domain-containing protein, giving the protein MHKVLIVEDEEHIAELIKYNLEIKGFDTSLAIDGYEATEKANLLVPHLILLDIMLPKRDGIEVCKMLKTNNKTKDIPIIMLTAKSEELDKVLGLEIGADDYITKPFSVRELLARIKAVLRRSYKDEEQVETLIKFGDIVIDIEKHTVVKDGKIIELTLKEFKLLKILAENKGKVLSRNFLLDEVWGYDYFGETRTVDVHIRHLRKKIGDNMGIIETVRGVGYKIK; this is encoded by the coding sequence ATGCATAAGGTATTAATAGTGGAAGATGAAGAACATATAGCAGAGTTAATTAAATATAATTTAGAGATTAAAGGTTTTGATACTTCATTAGCTATTGATGGATACGAAGCTACAGAAAAAGCAAATTTACTTGTTCCACATTTGATTTTATTAGACATAATGTTGCCAAAGAGAGATGGTATAGAGGTATGTAAAATGCTAAAGACTAATAATAAAACTAAAGATATACCTATTATAATGCTTACGGCAAAAAGTGAAGAATTAGATAAAGTTTTAGGACTTGAAATAGGAGCGGATGATTATATAACAAAGCCTTTTAGTGTACGTGAATTGTTAGCTAGAATAAAGGCAGTGTTGAGAAGATCTTATAAAGATGAAGAACAGGTAGAAACTCTGATTAAGTTTGGAGATATAGTCATTGATATAGAAAAACATACAGTAGTTAAAGATGGAAAAATTATAGAACTTACATTAAAAGAATTTAAGTTATTAAAGATTTTAGCTGAAAACAAAGGAAAAGTACTTTCAAGGAATTTTCTACTTGATGAAGTATGGGGTTATGATTATTTTGGTGAAACTAGAACAGTTGATGTTCATATAAGACATTTAAGAAAAAAAATAGGCGATAATATGGGAATAATAGAAACCGTACGAGGAGTAGGATATAAAATAAAATAA
- the pnpS gene encoding two-component system histidine kinase PnpS, whose translation MQRRLFVALVVAVLIAVIITGSLIMSLLRINYLNDLEDKLLTNSKLIRYNIDENYNITDFDRLAKNYSKEINTRISFIDKQGWLIGDSEVNIEIAENHFNREEVKIALQGRIATAKRYSKSLDKNMFYVAIPYNNQIAVIRLSVPLTYATEYYRDIFKYILISIGFGTIVAIFLGYRYIYSITNPIKQLTSATKSIAKGNYGEKVYYTSHDEIGMLANSFNIMSKKLYDNIEELKENSTKTKAILKSMINGIIAINNNNNIIFINPTAEKMFGLVEEDVRNKSILDILSDEELKNEIKELLESNITSKIEIEVYNPYKVLSVYTNIIVLDNDPTRKIGVVISFQDITDMRKLEIMRKDFVANVSHELKTPLTSIQGFIETLKNGEIKDEKVRNRFLDIIDIESKRLTALIKDLLILSDIENKHQMVSMQNINIRKCIVDLIEMFEKIASKKNIKIKEKISGGLPSIYGNISWFKQIIINLIDNSIKYTPSGGKIEIIGYEIDDKIHIRVKDTGIGISKEHISRLFERFYRVDKARSRKIGGTGLGLAIVKHIVIAFKGEIKVKSEVNKGTEFEVIIPVNSDNLYKSGIEE comes from the coding sequence ATGCAAAGAAGGTTATTTGTAGCGTTAGTAGTCGCGGTTTTAATAGCAGTTATAATAACAGGGTCTTTGATTATGAGTTTGTTAAGAATTAATTATTTAAACGATCTTGAAGATAAACTTTTAACAAATTCAAAATTAATTAGATATAATATTGATGAAAATTATAATATAACTGATTTTGATAGATTGGCCAAGAACTATTCAAAAGAGATAAATACAAGGATTTCATTTATTGACAAGCAGGGTTGGCTTATAGGAGATTCTGAAGTTAATATTGAAATTGCAGAAAATCACTTTAATCGTGAAGAAGTTAAAATAGCATTACAAGGCAGGATAGCTACTGCTAAAAGATACAGCAAATCTTTAGATAAAAATATGTTTTATGTAGCAATTCCTTATAATAATCAAATAGCTGTTATTAGATTATCAGTACCATTAACATATGCAACTGAATATTATAGAGATATTTTTAAATATATATTGATATCAATTGGTTTTGGAACAATTGTAGCAATATTTTTAGGATATAGATATATATATAGTATAACAAATCCAATAAAACAACTTACATCTGCTACAAAAAGCATTGCAAAGGGAAACTATGGTGAAAAGGTTTATTATACTAGTCATGATGAAATAGGTATGTTAGCCAATAGCTTTAATATTATGAGTAAGAAGTTATATGATAACATAGAAGAATTAAAGGAAAATAGTACAAAAACTAAAGCAATATTAAAAAGTATGATAAATGGTATCATCGCCATAAATAATAATAATAATATAATATTTATTAATCCTACTGCTGAAAAGATGTTTGGACTTGTAGAAGAAGATGTAAGAAATAAATCTATTTTAGATATTTTGAGTGATGAAGAACTAAAAAATGAAATTAAAGAACTGTTAGAGTCAAATATAACATCAAAAATAGAAATAGAAGTATATAATCCATATAAGGTATTAAGTGTTTATACAAATATTATTGTATTAGATAATGATCCTACCAGAAAAATAGGTGTTGTTATAAGTTTTCAAGATATAACAGATATGAGAAAACTTGAAATAATGAGAAAAGATTTTGTTGCTAATGTTTCACATGAACTAAAAACACCATTAACTTCAATTCAAGGTTTCATTGAAACACTTAAGAATGGAGAAATAAAAGATGAAAAAGTTAGGAATAGGTTTTTAGATATTATAGATATTGAATCAAAAAGATTGACAGCATTGATAAAAGACTTATTAATATTATCCGATATAGAAAATAAGCATCAAATGGTATCAATGCAAAACATAAATATTAGAAAATGTATTGTAGATTTAATAGAAATGTTTGAAAAAATAGCTAGTAAAAAGAATATAAAAATAAAAGAAAAAATAAGTGGTGGTTTACCTAGTATATATGGCAATATAAGCTGGTTTAAACAAATAATTATAAATTTAATAGATAACAGTATTAAATATACACCTTCTGGAGGCAAAATAGAAATAATTGGATATGAGATTGATGATAAGATTCATATTAGGGTTAAAGACACTGGCATAGGAATATCAAAAGAACACATATCTAGATTGTTTGAGAGATTTTACAGAGTTGATAAAGCAAGATCAAGAAAAATAGGTGGTACAGGATTAGGTCTTGCCATTGTAAAACATATAGTTATAGCATTTAAAGGTGAAATAAAAGTTAAAAGTGAAGTAAACAAAGGTACAGAATTTGAAGTTATTATTCCTGTTAACAGCGATAATTTATATAAAAGTGGGATTGAGGAATGA
- the pgeF gene encoding peptidoglycan editing factor PgeF has translation MNHNNFILREKNGLKYYTIESFDKYNIKHMFTTRVGGCSKGAYSSLNMGIGIAEDINAVIKNNDRVLEIFNTDKNNLYISKQVHGDNIIAVDNLNNDDYTILREKGVDGLVTDAKNKLLCCYFADCVPLFFLDPSKMVVGVAHAGWRGTVNGIAGKMIDVMKEKYNSNASDILVGIGPSIGPCCFEVKEDVFDVFAKKIQNISEISKQITSDKWLIDLWKVNKILLKEKGVLDRNITISSICTFCNEDLLYSYRRDKGKTGRMAALIRL, from the coding sequence GTGAATCATAATAATTTTATACTGAGAGAGAAAAATGGTTTAAAATATTATACTATAGAATCTTTTGATAAATACAATATAAAGCATATGTTTACCACAAGAGTTGGAGGTTGTAGTAAGGGAGCGTATTCAAGCTTAAATATGGGTATTGGTATTGCTGAAGATATAAATGCTGTAATAAAAAATAATGATAGAGTTTTAGAAATTTTTAATACTGATAAAAACAACTTATACATTTCAAAGCAGGTTCATGGTGATAATATTATTGCAGTTGATAATTTAAATAATGATGATTATACTATTCTTAGAGAGAAAGGCGTAGATGGGTTGGTAACAGATGCCAAAAACAAACTCTTGTGTTGCTATTTTGCAGATTGTGTTCCTTTGTTTTTTTTAGATCCTAGTAAGATGGTTGTTGGAGTTGCTCATGCAGGTTGGAGAGGTACAGTAAATGGTATAGCAGGTAAAATGATTGATGTTATGAAAGAAAAATATAATTCTAATGCAAGTGACATATTAGTAGGAATAGGACCATCAATAGGACCATGCTGCTTTGAAGTTAAAGAGGATGTTTTTGATGTATTTGCAAAAAAAATTCAAAACATAAGCGAAATTTCAAAACAAATCACATCTGATAAATGGCTAATAGATCTGTGGAAGGTAAATAAAATATTATTAAAGGAAAAAGGTGTTCTGGATAGAAATATAACAATAAGTAGTATATGTACATTTTGTAATGAAGATTTATTATATTCTTATAGAAGGGATAAAGGCAAAACAGGTAGAATGGCAGCTTTAATAAGATTATAA